The following coding sequences lie in one Populus nigra chromosome 15, ddPopNigr1.1, whole genome shotgun sequence genomic window:
- the LOC133674368 gene encoding la protein 1-like produces MATPSLDEETTKEVLRQVEYYFSDSNIPRDNFLRTIIESSEDGMVSLALICSFKKMKGHLKLMDVKPEEIPEVTVQAVAETLRKSTSLKVSEDGKKVCRIAGILKPDEAIEQLDVRTIAASPLKYNVKREELESFFGQHAKVTSVRMPRHVGDKRVFCGTALIEFSLEEEAEKILKQSLVFEGAELELKPKRVFDTERVQEEEEFENSHPSTGSNNKNSSNGEANYPKGLIIAFALKNKLAGGSAEQNGAQEPANDDANACDGGLNSSENMTKENEQKVPENIKTDEENNGEEVDGDNGSESTVTKTEEEKSSEDPNEKEEVKEKPNPAASKDDKNVVLREDLKAVFERFGIVKYVDFKMGDESGYIRFDEAEAAQKARAAAVLAKEEGLVVKNFIATLEPVTGEAEKEYWNQFRGHKERRFENKGNRGRGGRYHKGGGKHPRSRENDSGRPNKAQKVGAS; encoded by the exons ATGGCAACTCCTTCTTTGGACGAAGAAACCACCAAGGAAGTCCTTAGACAG gTTGAGTATTACTTCAGTGACAGCAACATCCCTCGtgataattttttgagaacCATAATCGAGTCCAGTGAAGATGGCA TGGTGAGTTTGGCTTTGATTTGTTCGTTTAAGAAGATGAAAGGTCACTTGAAATTAATGGACGTGAAGCCTGAAGAAATCCCAGAAGTTACTGTTCAGGCTGTGGCAGAAACGTTGAGAAAATCCACTTCTCTTAAAGTTTCTGAAGATG GGAAGAAAGTATGCAGGATTGCTGGGATATTGAAGCCAGATGAGGCTATAGAACAATTAGATGTAAGAACAATTGCTGCGTCTCCATTAAAATATAATGTGAAGCGAGAAGAGCTGGAGTCGTTTTTTGGTCAACATGCGAAG GTTACAAGTGTAAGGATGCCTCGTCATGTCGGTGACAAAAGGGTATTTTGTGGTACTGCTTTGATTGAGTTCTCATTGGAGGAAGAGGCcgaaaagattttaaagcaaagCTTGGTTTTTGAAGGTGCAGAGCTAGAATTAAAACCAAA GAGAGTATTTGATACAGAAAGAGTGCAAGAAGAAGAGGAATTTGAAAATTCCCATCCCTCAACAGGCTCCAATAATAAGAATAGTTCCAATGGAGAGGCAAA CTATCCAAAGGGCTTAATTATTGCATTTGCTTTAAAGAATAAGTTAGCTGGAGGTTCCGCAGAACAAAATGGTGCTCAGGAACCTGCCAATGATGATGCAAATGCCTGTGATGGAGGATTGAATTCATCAGAGAATATGACCAAAGAAAATGAACAGAAGGTGCCAGAAAACATCAAGACTGATGAAGAAAACAATGGGGAAGAGGTTGATGGGGACAATGGCTCTGAAAGTACAGTAACAAAAACTGAAGAGGAGAAATCATCTGAAGATCCCAATGAAAAGGAGGAAGTGAAGGAGAAACCTAACCCAGCTGCCTCCAAGGATGACAAAAATGTTGTTTTGCGTGAAGATCTGAAGGCTGTCTTTGAAAGATTCGGCATTGTGAAG TATGTTGATTTCAAGATGGGAGATGAATCaggatacattcgatttgacgAAGCAGAAGCAGCTCAGAAAGCTCGAGCAGCTGCAGTCCTAGCTAAAGAAGAAGGTCTGGTCGTGAAGAATTTTATAGCCACTTTAGAACCTGTGACTG GTGAGGCGGAAAAGGAATACTGGAACCAATTCCGTGGACACAAAGAAAGGCGTTTTGAAAATAAGGGCAACCGAGGAAG GGGTGGGAGATACCACAAGGGCGGTGGCAAACATCCCCGCTCTAGAGAAAACGATTCAGGGAGACCAAATAAAGCTCAGAAAGTTGGAGCATCATGA
- the LOC133674956 gene encoding uncharacterized protein LOC133674956 yields the protein MVFYFKARPEAGDYTIFMGLDKYENEELIKYGFPEDIWFHVDKMSSAHVYVRLHKGQTIDDISEGVLEDCVQLVKANSIQGNKVNNIDVVYTPWANLKKTASMDVGQVGFHNSKMVRTVRVEKRLNEVVNRLNKTKVERKPDLKAERETVNAAERAERKLLLRDKKRREEMERLEKERQTEIRSYKGLMVAEKMTSNKQIASENKSLQELEDDFM from the exons atggtGTTCTACTTCAAAGCCAGACCAGAGGCAGGAGATTACACTATTTTTATGGGTCTTGACAAGTACGAGAACGAGGAGCTTATCAAATATGGTTTCCCTGAAGACATCtg gtttCACGTGGACAAAATGTCTTCTGCCCATGTGTATGTAAGGCTGCATAAAGGTCAGACCATTGATGATATAAGTGAAGGTGTACTTGAGGATTGTGTGCAGCTTGTTAAAGCAAATTCAATTCA AGGCAACAAGGTGAACAACATTGATGTTGTTTACACTCCTTGGGCCAATTTGAAGAAAACTGCTTCCATGGATGTTGGTCAAGTTGGCTTCCACAATTCAAAGATG GTTCGAACTGTGAGAGTGGAGAAGCGGCTAAATGAGGTAGTTAATAGATTGAACAAAACAAAGGTAGAAAgaaaacctgatttgaaag CTGAGAGAGAAACAGTCAATGCAGCAGAAAGAGCAGAGAGAAAGCTTCTTCTGAGAGATAAA AAACGACGTGAGGAAATGGAAAGGCTTGAAAAGGAGAGACAGACAGAGATAAGGAGCTACAAGGGTTTGATGGTGGCTGAAAAAATGACATCCAATAAACAAATAGCATCTGAAAACAAGTCCTTGCAGGAGCTGGAAGACGACTTTATGTAA